In the Gymnodinialimonas sp. 202GB13-11 genome, one interval contains:
- a CDS encoding Mrp/NBP35 family ATP-binding protein, which produces MSQTRETILDALRAVALPDGGDLVSRDMVRAVQVQGAKVSFIIEAATPEAAQAMGPVRDAAQALVERMDGVESAMVALTAPAPAKAAEPSTPPPSLKVGGHMKPQEGPMKPSGVKRIIGIGSGKGGVGKSTVSTNLAVALARQGRKVGLLDADIYGPSVPRMMGVNKRPASPDGKTIIPLQGHGVTLMSIGFMLPEEKAVVWRGPMLMGALQQMLTQVEWGELDVLLVDLPPGTGDVAMTLCQKSDVTGAIIVSTPQDVALLDAKKALDMFNTLKTPILGLIENMGAFHCPNCGHEAHIFGQGGVMSAAAEAGLPFLGTLPIDLETRVAGDAGVPIASGDSPMAEAYAALARRFIDGGMA; this is translated from the coding sequence ATGTCCCAGACCCGCGAAACGATCCTTGATGCCTTGCGCGCAGTGGCCCTGCCCGATGGTGGTGACCTTGTCAGCCGCGATATGGTGCGTGCCGTGCAGGTGCAGGGGGCAAAGGTCAGTTTCATCATCGAGGCCGCCACGCCAGAGGCCGCGCAGGCCATGGGCCCGGTGCGCGATGCAGCCCAGGCGCTGGTGGAGCGGATGGATGGCGTTGAGAGTGCGATGGTTGCCCTGACAGCGCCAGCACCGGCCAAGGCCGCGGAACCAAGCACGCCCCCGCCAAGCCTGAAGGTGGGCGGGCATATGAAACCGCAGGAAGGGCCGATGAAGCCATCCGGTGTAAAGCGGATCATCGGGATCGGCTCGGGCAAGGGCGGAGTTGGCAAATCCACGGTCTCCACGAACCTGGCGGTGGCTTTGGCGCGGCAGGGGCGCAAGGTCGGGCTGCTGGACGCGGATATCTACGGGCCGAGCGTGCCGCGCATGATGGGTGTAAACAAGCGCCCGGCCTCGCCCGATGGCAAAACGATCATTCCGTTGCAGGGGCATGGCGTGACGCTGATGTCCATCGGCTTCATGCTGCCCGAAGAGAAGGCCGTGGTGTGGCGGGGCCCGATGTTGATGGGCGCATTGCAACAGATGCTGACGCAGGTGGAATGGGGCGAGTTGGATGTCCTGTTGGTCGACCTGCCGCCCGGTACCGGTGATGTCGCGATGACGCTGTGCCAGAAGTCAGACGTGACAGGGGCCATCATCGTATCGACCCCGCAGGATGTGGCGCTTTTGGACGCGAAGAAGGCGCTCGACATGTTCAACACGCTCAAGACGCCCATTCTGGGCCTGATCGAGAATATGGGCGCGTTCCATTGCCCCAATTGCGGGCATGAAGCGCATATCTTCGGGCAGGGTGGGGTGATGAGTGCGGCGGCTGAGGCCGGGTTGCCCTTCCTCGGCACGTTGCCGATTGATCTGGAGACCCGCGTGGCGGGCGATGCCGGTGTGCCGATTGCGTCGGGTGATAGCCCGATGGCGGAGGCCTATGCCGCCCTCGCGCGGCGCTTCATTGACGGTGGGATGGCCTGA